In Cherax quadricarinatus isolate ZL_2023a chromosome 19, ASM3850222v1, whole genome shotgun sequence, the following are encoded in one genomic region:
- the LOC128688162 gene encoding uncharacterized protein — protein MRLVRRRGLAWREAAVKAAAARAQPPKKPDRWAQLLEQLKNPSPCDQPSCRGGHQPGEDHNIPIIRRESRASVVQRAAEQEEEFQGFTNRLLVLLALLLAGLTILVLYTLFNSPTLLSQQPPLDQLSEEQPGQEDS, from the exons ATGCGACTGGTGCGTCGGCGAGGCTTGGCGTGGCGGGAGGCTGCGGTGAAGGCAGCAGCTGCCAGGGCACAGCCGCCCAAGAAGCCCGACCGCTGGGCACAGCTCCTGGAGCAGCTCAAGAACCCGTCCCCGTGTGACCAGCCATCCTGCAGGGGCGGCCACCAGCCTGGTGAGGACCACAACATACCCATAATACGCAGG GAGTCACGAGCATCAGTGGTCCAGAGAGCTGCTGAACAGGAGGAAGAGTTCCAAGGCTTCACTAAtcgcctgctggtgctgctggcgctGCTACTGGCCGGCCTAACTATCCTTGTTCTGTACACACTCTTCAACTCCCCGACCCTCCTCTCACAGCAGCCTCCACTCGATCAACTGAGCGAGGAACAGCCAGGGCAGGAAGACTCATAG